In the genome of Populus trichocarpa isolate Nisqually-1 chromosome 6, P.trichocarpa_v4.1, whole genome shotgun sequence, one region contains:
- the LOC7455615 gene encoding probable carboxylesterase 15 encodes MGSLPHVVEDCGGVVQLFSDGTIYRSKDIGFPMPIINDESVLFKDCLFDKTYNLHLRLYKPTSISLSSPTKKLSIILYLHGGGFCVGTREWPNCHNCCLKLASGLNALVVAPDYRLAPEHRLPAAMEDGLSALQWLQAQVLSDKGDAWVNGGKVDYDQVFVLGDSSGGNIAHHLAVQIGVGSTRLAPVRVRGYILLAPFFGGVARTKSEEGPSEQLLNLEILDRFWRLSMPAGASRDHPLANPFGPGSLNLELVALDPIMVIVGGCELLRDRGEDYARRLKEMGKKIEYVEFEGKQHGFFTNDPYSEASEEVIQVMKKFVIENSS; translated from the exons ATGGGTTCTCTCCCTCATGTAGTAGAAGATTGCGGTGGTGTTGTCCAACTCTTTAGTGACGGAACCATTTACAGGTCCAAAGATATAGGGTTCCCCATGCCAATCATCAACGACGAGTCCGTCCTCTTCAAAGACTGCCTCTTTGACAAAACGTACAACCTCCACCTCCGTCTCTACAAACCCACTTCAATATCACTATCATCCCCTACAAAGAAGCTTTCCATCATACTTTACCTTCATGGAGGTGGATTTTGTGTAGGCACGCGTGAGTGGCCTAACTGTCACAACTGCTGCCTTAAACTAGCTTCTGGGCTCAATGCACTCGTTGTCGCCCCTGACTATCGTTTGGCCCCAGAACATAGGCTACCGGCGGCCATGGAGGATGGACTTAGTGCCTTGCAGTGGCTACAAGCTCAGGTTTTGAGCGACAAAGGTGATGCATGGGTCAATGGTGGTAAAGTTGACTATGACCAGGTTTTTGTTTTGGGCGACTCATCTGGTGGCAATATTGCACACCACTTAGCGGTTCAGATCGGTGTCGGTTCGACCAGGTTGGCTCCGGTTCGGGTAAGAGGGTATATCCTACTAGCACCATTTTTTGGTGGGGTTGCTAGGACAAAGTCAGAGGAAGGGCCCAGTGAACAGTTGTTGAACTTGGAAATACTGGACCG TTTTTGGAGGCTATCCATGCCTGCTGGGGCAAGTAGAGACCACCCATTGGCGAACCCCTTCGGACCAGGTAGCTTGAATCTTGAGCTGGTGGCTCTTGATCCCATCATGGTGATCGTAGGTGGTTGTGAACTGTTGAGAGATAGAGGTGAGGATTATGCAAGGAGGTTGAAGGAGATGGGAAAGAAAATTGAGTATGTTGAATTTGAGGGAAAGCAGCACGGTTTCTTCACCAATGATCCTTACTCAGAAGCTTCAGAAGAAGTTATTCAAGTCATGAAAAAGTTTGTGATTGAAAACTCTAGTTAA
- the LOC7479494 gene encoding myosin-binding protein 7: MDLQVLSAQASPSRDLVKCCICGCSCSLIAGSSSESWIRSVKRKYDEFEERNRFFIPGFDFFSNPRIRIENECSALREMVSSQQQTMQDLYTELEEERNAASSAANEAMSMILRLQREKAEIQMEARQFKRFAEEKMGHDQQEFLALEDVLYKREQAIQSFTCEIQAYKHRMMSYGLTEAEAVGERGGFSRNTSMNENLDAGQFEFPAYDYPPLKCNLNDNPNPLEGEDDIVNVEKYAFGETPHGRENLKNLEYRIYQMERSPRSVQQDGDFSGTKNILEKVVVDHHSPRRSRHSRRFSGDSSSSLIGMSRELGPDFATESPRSKLSNSFKKTDCASQVEDYTNSRKRDNEADFGDDMSDRVYTIDFIHNGVSQNGVTEPKAGIGIYEEHLSTPRETLTRPDISDPDIKKLYLRLQSLEADRESMRQALISMRTDKAQMVLLKEIAQHLCKEMSPERKMPARKPFLLGSFSFTSIFKWVVSIVLWRKKAQRSKYMFGLSAADVGLLILLDKGSRTRQWRCLMSTQV; the protein is encoded by the exons ATGGATTTGCAAGTACTTTCTGCCCAGGCTTCACCATCGAGGGATTTGGTGAAGTGTTGTATTTGTGGCTGCAGTTGTTCTTTAATTGCCGGTTCATCTTCAGAGTCTTGGATCAGGTCTGTCAAAAGAAAATACGATGAGTTTGAGGAGAGAAATCGGTTTTTTATACCCGGGTTTGATTTCTTCTCGAATCCACGAATACGAATTGAGAATGAATGTTCTGCGCTACGTGAGATGGTTTCTAGCCAACAGCAGACTATGCAGGATTTGTACACGGAATTGGAAGAGGAAAGGAACGCTGCTTCTTCAGCTGCAAATGAAGCCATGTCAATGATACTGAGGTTGCAGAGGGAGAAGGCGGAGATCCAAATGGAGGCAAGGCAATTTAAACGTTTTGCCGAGGAGAAGATGGGGCATGATCAGCAGGAGTTTTTGGCTTTAGAGGATGTTTTGTATAAGAGAGAGCAGGCTATTCAATCATTTACTTGTGAAATTCAGGCTTATAAGCATAGGATGATGAGTTATGGCCTTACAGAGGCAGAGGCAGTGGGTGAGAGGGGTGGGTTTAGCCGCAACACAAGCATGAATGAAAACTTGGATGCTGGCCAATTCGAGTTTCCAGCTTATGATTACCCACCCCTGAAATGCAATTTGAATGATAATCCAAATCCTTTGGAGGGTGAAGATGACATTGTGAATGTTGAGAAATATGCATTTGGCGAGACCCCTCATGGTCGTgagaatttgaagaatttaGAATATAGGATCTATCAGATGGAGAGAAGTCCTCGTAGCGTTCAACAAGATGGTGATTTTTCTGGTACAAAGAATATTCTCGAGAAGGTGGTTGTTGACCACCACTCTCCTAGGAGGTCAAGGCACAGCAGGAGATTCTCCGGAGATAGTTCAAGTTCATTGATTGGGATGTCTAGAGAATTGGGTCCAGATTTTGCCACTGAATCTCCAAGATCCAAGTTAAGCAATAGCTTTAAGAAAACGGACTGTGCTTCACAAGTGGAAGATTACACAAATTCGAGAAAGAGGGATAATGAAGCAGACTTTGGAGATGACATGAGTGACAGAGTTTATACCATTGATTTTATACATAACGGGGTCTCACAGAATGGTGTTACAGAACCAAAAGCTGGAATTGGGATTTATGAAGAGCATCTCTCAACTCCAAGAGAGACATTAACTCGACCTGATATTAGTGATCCTGATATAAAAAAGCTCTACTTGAGACTTCAGTCACTTGAGGCTGACAGGGAATCTATGAGGCAAGCACTTATTTCAATGCGAACTGATAAAGCACAAATGGTATTGTTGAAAGAAATAGCTCAACATCTATGCAAGGAAATGTCTCCAGAAAGAAAAATGCCTGCGAGGAAGCCATTTCTTCTTGGAAGCTTTTCCTTCACGTCAATCTTTAAG TGGGTTGTGTCCATCGTTTTATGGAGAAAGAAAGCTCAGCGAAGCAA GTACATGTTTGGACTTTCAGCCGCTGATGTTGGCTTGCTAATTCTTCTAGACAAAGGCTCCCGCACAAGGCAATGGAGATGTCTCATGAGCACACAAGTGTGA
- the LOC7455614 gene encoding probable mannitol dehydrogenase, whose amino-acid sequence MVAKLPEEEHPKQAFGWAARDQSGVLSPFKFSRRATAEKDVAFKVLYCGICHSDLHMAKNEWGVTQYPLVPGHEIVGIVTEVGSKVEKFKVGDKVGVGCMVGSCHSCDSCHDNLENYCPKMILTYGAKNYDGTITYGGYSDLMVAEEHFIVRIPDNLSLDAGAPLLCAGITVYSPLRYFGLDKPGMHVGVVGLGGLGHVAVKFAKAMGVKVTVISTSPNKKQEAVENLGADSFLVSSDQGQMQSAMGTLDGIIDTVSAVHPMLPLFTLLKSHGKLVLVGAPEKPLELPVFPLIGGRKMVGGSCIGGMKETQEMIDFAAKHNITADVEVIPMDYVNTAMERMLKGDVRYRFVIDVAKPLNP is encoded by the exons atgGTAGCCAAATTGCCAGAGGAAGAGCATCCAAAACAGGCCTTCGGATGGGCAGCAAGAGACCAATCTGGGGTCCTCTCTCCCTTCAAATTCTCCAGGAG AGCAACAGCAGAAAAGGATGTGGCATTCAAGGTGTTGTATTGTGGGATATGCCACTCCGACCTTCACATGGCCAAGAATGAATGGGGCGTTACTCAATACCCTCTTGTTCCTGG GCATGAGATTGTGGGAATAGTGACAGAGGTGGGGAGCAAAGTAGAAAAATTCAAGGTTGGAGACAAAGTGGGTGTAGGGTGCATGGTTGGATCATGCCACTCTTGCGATAGTTGTCACGACAATCTTGAGAATTACTGTCCAAAAATGATACTTACCTATGGTGCCAAGAATTATGATGGCACCATCACATATGGAGGCTACTCAGACCTTATGGTTGCCGAAGAGCACTTCATTGTTCGTATTCCAGATAATCTATCTCTTGATGCTGGTGCTCCTCTCTTGTGTGCTGGCATCACAGTATATAGCCCCTTGAGGTATTTTGGACTTGACAAACCCGGTATGCATGTGGGTGTAGTCGGCCTTGGTGGTCTAGGTCACGTAGCAGTGAAATTTGCAAAGGCTATGGGGGTCAAGGTGACAGTGATTAGCACCTCTCCTAACAAGAAGCAAGAGGCTGTAGAGAATCTTGGTGCTGACTCTTTTTTGGTTAGTAGTGACCAGGGTCAGATGCAG TCTGCAATGGGCACATTGGATGGTATCATTGATACAGTGTCCGCAGTTCACCCTATGTTGCCTTTATTTACTCTATTGAAGTCTCATGGAAAGCTAGTTTTGGTTGGTGCTCCAGAGAAGCCTCTTGAATTACCTGTCTTTCCTTTGATCGGCG GGAGGAAGATGGTGGGAGGTAGTTGCATCGGAGGAATGAAGGAGACACAAGAGATGATTGATTTTGCAGCCAAACACAATATAACAGCCGACGTCGAGGTTATTCCGATGGACTATGTCAACACTGCCATGGAGCGCATGCTAAAAGGAGACGTTAGATATCGATTTGTCATCGACGTTGCCAAACCACTAAACCCTTAG
- the LOC7455613 gene encoding uncharacterized protein LOC7455613: MAKVAAPGGLLGSVTVQIGGGGGGASLTDGPMVRRKTPSELRGEQLKRTKVLEIVDESPMGSKNNSSAVDNGPRKPDASRTPRYIDTRMDEVYPVKKSRLRMLSVKDSAKEITSTEQPISLKNITMLSTLAAKRRQLSRPENSVASDEVSKDGVVQPRQTIENCSQSIFRSVAQLSSSCEKSSGLAFVDMDKALKGLVAHEMPYTSGLNAASEIAGNHSGNFCSECNIAGLKAPLDFTLKTRMRVASSCSVNQIHRSIMSSTYNGMPQLASQFGDSQDNRSSGQALASQILSSKALHSWVYPQSTLPAAVISVLTLSATEGDFIRKRQLAWEDSFRSLYYMLRKNICNIFYVCTSQFVVMFTNSDGPGRTAHLCNAYISQSTRGLRSLLREHDICFSMPLCHSKVEQVTTEDLVELSEIEKQNLGQTRRLSSLSDVDNSPQSLLAFCGNKNVHGLYDFLLNYRSSLTFLSGVDVPVLYSPVPFQNAALSAPEIKCVEVKRADNNAASPKGTGSSQGSSTGLLSSIEIKDACIPPWIVCRVCALMGSEGRNFEASFTTERTSIGLNAALETACEKPDQAAAVEGLQESSHAFGIPEATVAPCLGSGFLKGLKYCDGSYTASLSPA, encoded by the exons ATGGCAAAAGTTGCTGCACCGGGTGGCTTGTTAGGTTCTGTCACTGTTCaaattggtggtggtggtggtggtgcttcTTTAACTGATGGTCCAATGGTTAGAAGGAAGACTCCGTCGGAACTGAGA GGAGAGCAGCTGAAGAGGACAAAAGTTCTGGAGATTGTAGATGAATCTCCAATGGGTTCAAAGAA TAATAGTAGTGCGGTGGATAATGGGCCTAGGAAACCAGATGCATCAAGGACTCCTAGATACATTGACACCCGTATGGATGAAGTATATCCTGTCAAAAAATCCAGGCTTAGGATGCTTTCTGTAAAAGACAGTGCAAAG GAAATTACATCAACTGAGCAACCAATTAGCCTGAAGAACATCACTATGCTTTCAACTCTGGCTGCCAAGAGGCGACAACTTTCACG TCCAGAGAATTCAGTTGCTTCTGATGAAGTTTCAAAAGATGGTGTGGTACAACCTCGCCAAACAATTGAAAATTGCAGTCAAAGTATATTTCGCAGTGTTGCTCAGCTTTCATCCAGTTGTGAAAAGTCATCTGGATTGGCATTTGTTGACATG GATAAAGCATTAAAAGGACTTGTGGCCCATGAAATGCCTTACACTTCTGGTTTAAATGCTGCTTCTGAAATAGCTGGCAACCACAGTGGCAATTTCTGCTCTGAATGCAATATAGCTGGCCTAAAAGCTCCTCTtgattttactttgaaaacTAGAATGCGGGTGGCGTCCTCTTGCTCAGTTAATCA AATTCATAGGTCAATCATGAGCAGTACCTACAATGGCATGCCACAGCTTGCATCCCAATTTGGAGATTCCCAGGACAATAGAAGCTCAGGGCAGGCACTGGCTTCTCAAATCCTTAGTTCTAAAGCTTTGCATTCATGGGTTTACCCTCAATCTACCTTACCTGCTGCTGTCATATCAGTGCTAACCTTGTCAGCAACTGAGGGAG ATTTTATAAGAAAACGGCAACTGGCGTGGGAGGATTCTTTTCGGAGTCTTTATTACATGCTTCGAAAGAacatttgcaatattttttatg TGTGCACTTCACAATTTGTGGTGATGTTCACTAATAGTGATGGCCCAGGAAGAACTGCACACCTATGCAATGCTTACATCTCCCAGTCAACAAGAGGTTTGAGGTCGTTGTTGAGAGAGCAT GATATTTGTTTCTCTATGCCACTTTGTCATTCTAAGGTAGAGCAAGTCACCACTGAAGATTTAGTTGAGCTCTCTGAGATTGAGAAACAGAATTTGGGCCAG ACTCGTCGGCTTAGTTCCTTGTCTGATGTTGATAATAGCCCACAATCTCTGCTGGCTTTCTGTGGAAACAAGAATGTACATggattatatgattttttgttaaattacaG ATCTTCCCTTACCTTTCTTTCTGGAGTTGATGTTCCTGTATTGTATTCACCTGTTCCATTTCAGAATGCAGCTCTTTCTGCTCCGGAG ATAAAATGTGTAGAGGTAAAAAGAGCCGACAATAATGCTGCCTCCCCTAAAGGCACTGGATCTAGTCAAGGTTCATCCACCGGTCTCTTGTCCAGCATAGAAATTAAGGATGCATGTATCCCACCATGGATTGTTTGCCGTGTATGTGCTCTCATGGGTTCTGAAGGGAGAAACTTTGAGGCTAG CTTTACAACAGAACGCACCTCAATTGGCTTGAATGCGGCTCTTGAGACAGCCTGTGAGAAACCTGATCAAGCTGCAGCGGTTGAAGGCTTGCAAGAAAGCAGTCATGCTTTTGGTATTCCAGAAGCCACCGTTGCTCCTTGCTTGGGTTCTGGCTTCTTAAAAGGCTTGAAGTACTGTGATGGTTCTTATACAGCTTCCCTCTCTCCAGCCTGA